Genomic DNA from Thermotoga petrophila RKU-1:
ATGTTCACTGTGTCTTGTGGTACCCTGTCAAATCCTTTCGAGATGGGCATGTGAGCTCCTATTTTTATCATGCTTCTTACCCCTTTCCCGCGGTGATATAATGAAACGGTGTATGGGGGTGGCATCGTGTGGATCATCGCGCTCGTCGTCGTAGGATTCACTCTATATTCATTTTACACCTGGGCGTTTCTTGTTCGTCACAGAAAGATCATCTCGTACATAGAAAGAGAGATTTTAGAATTAGAAGAAAGAGAGAAGCTCTTCAGAAGAGAAGTTGTCTCAGGAAATGACTTTGTCAAAGAAAAGTACGAGAAGATTCTGAAGCTCCTCGAAAAGGCCAAGGAAGACTACAACTTTGAGGTGGAAAAATTCAACAGAAAGCTCAAATCACCTCTTTATTTCATACCCGCGCGGCTTTTTGGGGAGGTTCCTTTGGAGAAGAAAGATTAAACTTTCTTTTTGCGCTCTTTCCATATTTTCTCCGCTTCTTCTAAGGAGATCTTTTCTTCCCAGAACAGCCAGGGTTTCCTGTGTGAGATCTTTTCTACCACCTTCTGAATGGCTCTTTCAAGATCTATTCCATAATCTCTCTGTGCCACTGCTGCCACGAGAAGCGCGTCGTAGATGAGATCCCCTACCTCTTCCTCGAGATTTGCCAGATCGTTTTTCTTCACAGCTTCAGTGACCTCTTCTATCTCAGAAGCGAGGGCTTCAAGCAAAGTTTCAATGCTCTGTTTCTCTAACCAGGGACACTTTTCTAAACTCCTTTCGATGATTTCAAGAAGTCTTTCTACCATCTCATCAGCTCCCTCAATCCTTCAATGAGTTTTATATCATCGTCGTAACTTCTTCCCTTCAATGTCAGGTATCCACCCACTATCATTCCGTTCGCACCAGCGAAGAAAGCAAGAGCTTGAAAATCTCCAAAATCTTCTCTTCCCGCTGCTATCTTTATCGTCACGTTTTCACCAAGAACAACTCTGAACATTGCTATTGTTCTTATTCTCTCCACAACATCAAGCTTCTGAAAGTTTTCAAAAGGAGTTCCCCGTATCGGTATGAGGAAATTGATGGGGACGGAGTCAACTTCCAGATCCTTTAAAATCTTTGCCAGTTCCAATCGATCATCGAAGTTTTCTCCTACTCCGAATATCCCACCGCTACAAACTTCCAGTTCGACATTTTTTGCGTTCTCCACGGTTTTCACTCTGTCATAGAAAGTGTGGGTGGTGCATATATTTCGGAAAAAGCCCGGTGAAGTTTCCAGATTGTGATGGTATCTGTCAAGGCCGTTCTCCTTCAAATACCTGAGTTCGTCTTTCTCCAGTACACCAAGAGAGGCACAAATCTTTAAATTGGTGTTTGCTTTCAGAAACTCAATGATCTTCGCTACTTTCAAAATTTCTTTTCTGGTAAGTCTTTTCCCGGAAGTGACAATGCCGAACCTAATAGCTCCCATTTTTTCTGCTTCTTTTGCTTTCTCAAGGATACTCTCTTTATCTAAAAGAGGATATTTCTTCACTCCAGTATTGTAAAGGGAACTCTGAGCGCAAAATTTACAATCTTGATCACAGATTCCAGATTTTGCATTCACGATACTGCAGAGATCCAACTTGAGGTTGCTGGTCATTCTATTTGCTTTTAGAATCAGCTCTTTTGTTTCCATGCTCAAAATTTCTTTCAATTTCATCACGCTCCTAAATTCGATGAATTCTATAATATATTATAGGAAGTTCTTAAAATTTGCATCACAAAAAGGAGGTGAGAGTATGAAAATCGGATTCCTCAGCAGATGGGGTGCCACGTGCGGTGTGGGGATGCACGCAGAGATACTTGCAAGAGAGTTCATCAGAATGGGACACGAAGTTGTGGTCTTTGCACCAACAGAAGAGAGTGCCAGCAAGGAAGTTAAATACTACAAAAGAACGGAAGCCCAGGATCCGGAGTTCGTGAAGAGAGAGATCTACACGGAAGTGGACAACGTAACAGAGGAGGGCTGGGTGAAAGAAGAAGAGATTTTAAAGGAAAACCTGGACCTGCTCATAATAGAAACCTTCTGGAGAGTTCCGGTAAAACCACTCACCAGGCTCATAGAAAAGCTGAAGATTCCGGTTATTTCCGTTTTCCATGAAGCAAACATCTTCAAAGCAAGAGAAGTGGTGAAACTGCCCTGCGATAAAATCGTGGTTTTCGATAGAAGGTTTTACGATGAGATTCTGGAGTTTTACGAGATCCCCCGGGAAAAGGTCGAAGTGATCAGCTACCCGGTTATGAAACCCTACGATGTGGAACCAGAAAGACCCGTCAGTGAAGACAAGTTCCTGTTCTTTTCGTTTGGAAGACAACCCGTCGAAGAATACTGTGACTTCCTCAACGCCCTGAAAAAACTCAGAAAGAGATTCGACAACGTTCACTACTGGATCAT
This window encodes:
- a CDS encoding MazG nucleotide pyrophosphohydrolase domain-containing protein, with translation MVERLLEIIERSLEKCPWLEKQSIETLLEALASEIEEVTEAVKKNDLANLEEEVGDLIYDALLVAAVAQRDYGIDLERAIQKVVEKISHRKPWLFWEEKISLEEAEKIWKERKKKV
- the mds gene encoding GDP-mannose:di-myo-inositol-1,3'-phosphate beta-1,2-mannosyltransferase, encoding MKIGFLSRWGATCGVGMHAEILAREFIRMGHEVVVFAPTEESASKEVKYYKRTEAQDPEFVKREIYTEVDNVTEEGWVKEEEILKENLDLLIIETFWRVPVKPLTRLIEKLKIPVISVFHEANIFKAREVVKLPCDKIVVFDRRFYDEILEFYEIPREKVEVISYPVMKPYDVEPERPVSEDKFLFFSFGRQPVEEYCDFLNALKKLRKRFDNVHYWIIRSDGRVDYEAEWITQWQKRPTVEKLYSYLKGSNVHLLPKGNTPNVVVSSTLYQIIASETPIVIRDSRFVETIETDAYGFGPIVKYRNIHDLVHKLELLMLDREQVEDIKKEVRVFVEKYGGDKIAQEFLDLAKTITK
- the bioB gene encoding biotin synthase BioB, with translation MKLKEILSMETKELILKANRMTSNLKLDLCSIVNAKSGICDQDCKFCAQSSLYNTGVKKYPLLDKESILEKAKEAEKMGAIRFGIVTSGKRLTRKEILKVAKIIEFLKANTNLKICASLGVLEKDELRYLKENGLDRYHHNLETSPGFFRNICTTHTFYDRVKTVENAKNVELEVCSGGIFGVGENFDDRLELAKILKDLEVDSVPINFLIPIRGTPFENFQKLDVVERIRTIAMFRVVLGENVTIKIAAGREDFGDFQALAFFAGANGMIVGGYLTLKGRSYDDDIKLIEGLRELMRW